In Alkalihalobacillus sp. TS-13, the following are encoded in one genomic region:
- the glpX gene encoding class II fructose-bisphosphatase yields MDRELALEIVRVTESAAIASAQWMGRGLKNEADHAATTAMRAMFDSVNLKGTVVIGEGELDEAPMLYIGEEVGTGHGPEVDIAVDPLEGTNIVAKGHPNAMAVIAIADRGSLLHAPDMYMEKLVVGKAAAGKVSLSDPIEKIIDVVAEANDKRLHDFTVIIQERPRHEELVERIRQKGARVKLFGDGDVGAAIAAALPNTGIDLFIGTGGAPEGVISAAAIKCLGGDMQARLVPHNDEERERCMRMGLEDPTQHLHLDDLVRGDDAIFAATGVSSGELLEGVRFLSGDYVETDSLVMRAKTKTIRSIKAQHHLDHKPNLVME; encoded by the coding sequence ATGGATCGTGAATTAGCTTTAGAAATTGTACGTGTAACAGAGTCAGCTGCAATCGCTTCGGCACAGTGGATGGGACGAGGCTTGAAAAATGAAGCAGACCATGCTGCTACTACAGCCATGAGGGCAATGTTTGATTCAGTGAACCTCAAAGGGACTGTCGTCATCGGCGAGGGTGAACTTGATGAAGCACCGATGCTATATATTGGCGAAGAAGTCGGTACCGGCCATGGGCCGGAAGTCGATATCGCTGTAGATCCTTTGGAAGGGACGAATATTGTCGCAAAGGGTCATCCGAATGCCATGGCGGTCATCGCCATTGCGGACCGTGGCAGCTTATTGCATGCGCCCGATATGTATATGGAAAAGCTTGTCGTCGGTAAGGCAGCGGCAGGTAAAGTAAGCCTTTCAGACCCGATTGAAAAAATAATCGATGTCGTTGCAGAGGCGAATGACAAGCGACTGCATGATTTCACCGTCATCATCCAGGAACGGCCTAGACATGAAGAACTTGTTGAGCGCATCCGTCAAAAAGGTGCAAGGGTCAAACTTTTCGGAGACGGGGATGTCGGTGCCGCCATCGCTGCAGCTCTACCTAATACTGGGATCGATCTTTTTATTGGAACAGGAGGCGCACCTGAAGGCGTCATTTCTGCAGCCGCAATCAAGTGCCTTGGCGGAGATATGCAAGCACGACTCGTTCCACATAATGATGAAGAACGTGAACGATGCATGCGCATGGGACTTGAAGATCCAACTCAGCACTTACACCTTGATGACCTTGTCCGAGGAGACGATGCAATCTTTGCAGCAACAGGAGTAAGCAGCGGTGAACTTTTGGAAGGCGTCCGATTCCTCTCAGGCGACTATGTCGAAACAGATTCACTTGTCATGAGAG